From one Ignavibacteria bacterium genomic stretch:
- a CDS encoding tryptophanase, translating into MKMEPFKIKSVEPLYFTTPEQRKQLLAEAHNNVFLLHANHVTIDMLTDSGTTAMSAQQWAGLMDGDEAYAGSRSFYKFETVLRNITGFKHIIPTHQGRAAERILCGIVGGSGRVIPNNTHFDTTRGNIEFSGAEAVDLPVAVGTQPEVRADFKGNMDVEALERFIAERGAKNIPVVMLTLTNNSGGGQPVSMQNIRDVRAICDKHNLPLFLDVCRFAENAMFIKMREPGYADKSVREIAQEIFSYADGATMSAKKDGMVNTGGFLAMNNDDWAAQAKTILIVTEGFPTYGGLARRDLEALARGLEEGLDEKYLEYRLGQVEYFGDQLKAAGVPILEPTGGHAVYLDARRFAPHIPPHEFPAQSVVCELYLEAGIRGVEIGSFMFGSEDASGTAHSALMELVRLAIPRRVYTQSHIDFCVEAISNVYKRRNQLRGYTITYQAPFLRHFTAHLEQV; encoded by the coding sequence ATGAAGATGGAACCATTTAAAATAAAGTCAGTAGAGCCACTGTACTTTACTACACCAGAGCAGCGAAAACAACTGCTTGCCGAGGCACACAACAACGTCTTCCTGCTGCATGCAAATCACGTTACCATTGACATGCTTACCGACAGTGGCACCACCGCCATGAGTGCGCAACAGTGGGCGGGATTAATGGACGGCGACGAAGCCTATGCCGGCTCACGAAGCTTTTACAAGTTCGAAACAGTATTGCGTAACATTACCGGCTTCAAGCACATCATTCCAACCCACCAGGGTAGGGCTGCCGAACGTATTCTGTGTGGGATTGTAGGGGGCTCTGGCAGAGTGATACCAAACAATACACACTTCGACACAACACGCGGTAACATAGAGTTCTCGGGTGCCGAAGCCGTTGACCTGCCAGTAGCCGTTGGTACGCAGCCCGAAGTGCGGGCTGACTTTAAGGGCAACATGGATGTGGAAGCACTGGAGCGTTTCATTGCGGAGCGAGGTGCTAAGAACATTCCCGTGGTTATGCTTACGCTCACCAATAACAGTGGCGGCGGACAGCCGGTAAGCATGCAGAACATCCGGGATGTTCGCGCCATTTGTGATAAGCACAACCTTCCACTCTTTTTGGACGTTTGCAGGTTTGCCGAGAATGCAATGTTCATTAAAATGAGAGAACCGGGGTATGCAGATAAGTCGGTTCGTGAAATCGCTCAGGAAATCTTTTCGTATGCCGACGGAGCTACGATGAGCGCTAAGAAGGACGGTATGGTTAATACCGGAGGCTTTCTGGCAATGAATAACGATGACTGGGCAGCGCAGGCAAAAACAATTCTGATTGTAACTGAAGGATTCCCAACCTATGGTGGGTTGGCACGAAGAGATCTGGAAGCTCTGGCCAGGGGGCTGGAAGAAGGCCTTGACGAGAAATACCTTGAATATCGTCTGGGTCAGGTTGAATACTTTGGCGATCAACTCAAGGCTGCCGGTGTTCCGATTTTGGAGCCAACGGGCGGACATGCCGTGTACCTGGATGCCCGACGCTTTGCGCCGCACATTCCGCCGCATGAATTTCCCGCACAATCAGTGGTATGCGAGCTCTACCTGGAAGCCGGCATTCGTGGTGTTGAAATTGGTTCGTTTATGTTTGGAAGTGAAGATGCATCCGGAACTGCCCACAGTGCACTGATGGAACTGGTCCGGCTTGCAATTCCGCGTAGGGTTTACACACAAAGTCACATTGACTTTTGTGTGGAAGCTATTAGCAATGTTTATAAACGCCGCAATCAGTTGCGAGGCTATACGATAACCTACCAGGCTCCGTTCCTCCGGCATTTTACGGCCCATTTAGAGCAGGTGTAA
- a CDS encoding tyrosine phenol-lyase encodes MPDKNRKRRSWAEPYKIKMVEWIWNRTKEERLAAIQEAGYNTFLLRSKDVYIDLLTDSGTNAMSDYQWAGMMLGDEAYSGSENFYNLEKAVQKYYGYPYLVPTHQGRGAEHLISRILIKPGTVVPGNMYFTTTRLHQELAGAHFVDVICDEAHDPESNFQFKGNVDLAKFQRVIDEYGANKVPYITIGATVNMAGGQPISMANLRAVSELAHKNGIKVIFDATRAVENAWFIKVREEGYAGKSVAEILFEMCSYSDGATMSGKKDLLVNIGGFLALRDKDIYEEARAMVVVYEGMHTYGGLAGRDMEAMARGIEECVIDEHIKARIGQVGYLGDLLLREGIPIVEPVGGHAIYLDAKRFFPHIPQDEFPAQMLAAQLYIENGIRSMERGIVSAGRDIETGKHHYPKLELVRLTIPRRVYTQAHLDVVAETVIDLYEHRESVPGLKMVFEPKYLRFFQARFEPIGGRS; translated from the coding sequence ATGCCGGATAAAAACAGAAAACGTCGCTCATGGGCTGAGCCCTACAAAATCAAAATGGTTGAATGGATATGGAATCGCACAAAGGAGGAGCGGCTTGCCGCAATTCAGGAAGCGGGATATAATACCTTTTTGCTGCGTTCTAAGGACGTGTATATTGACCTGCTGACGGACAGTGGCACCAATGCCATGAGTGATTATCAGTGGGCTGGAATGATGCTGGGTGATGAGGCCTACTCGGGGTCGGAAAACTTTTACAACTTGGAGAAAGCTGTTCAGAAGTACTATGGTTATCCATACCTGGTGCCCACACACCAGGGCCGGGGTGCCGAACACCTTATCAGCAGGATTCTGATTAAACCGGGTACGGTGGTGCCGGGTAACATGTACTTTACCACTACCCGTTTGCACCAGGAGTTGGCCGGCGCTCATTTCGTTGATGTGATTTGCGATGAAGCACACGACCCTGAATCAAACTTCCAGTTTAAAGGCAATGTTGATCTGGCAAAATTCCAGCGCGTGATTGATGAGTATGGTGCCAACAAGGTACCGTACATTACCATCGGTGCTACCGTGAATATGGCCGGCGGACAGCCCATTAGCATGGCTAATCTCCGTGCGGTATCCGAATTGGCTCACAAGAATGGTATCAAGGTGATCTTTGATGCTACCCGTGCTGTGGAGAATGCCTGGTTTATCAAGGTTCGCGAAGAAGGGTATGCCGGTAAGAGTGTTGCCGAGATCCTCTTTGAAATGTGTTCCTACAGCGACGGCGCCACCATGTCTGGTAAGAAAGACCTGCTTGTTAACATTGGCGGCTTCCTTGCTCTGCGTGATAAAGATATTTATGAAGAAGCCCGTGCCATGGTTGTGGTGTATGAAGGAATGCATACCTATGGAGGGTTGGCCGGACGCGACATGGAAGCCATGGCGCGCGGTATCGAAGAGTGCGTGATCGACGAGCATATCAAGGCACGCATTGGCCAGGTTGGATACCTTGGTGATCTCCTGCTTCGTGAGGGCATTCCCATCGTGGAACCGGTTGGCGGACACGCCATCTACCTTGATGCAAAGCGTTTCTTCCCGCACATTCCACAGGACGAGTTCCCCGCACAAATGCTGGCGGCACAGCTTTACATCGAGAATGGTATCCGCTCCATGGAACGTGGAATCGTAAGTGCCGGACGCGACATTGAAACCGGTAAGCATCACTATCCAAAACTTGAACTGGTGCGCCTGACAATTCCGAGGCGGGTATACACCCAGGCCCACCTTGATGTTGTTGCGGAAACTGTTATTGATTTGTACGAACACCGCGAATCGGTTCCCGGACTTAAAATGGTGTTCGAGCCTAAGTATCTGCGTTTCTTCCAGGCGCGGTTTGAGCCGATTGGAGGCAGATCATGA
- a CDS encoding DUF4175 family protein, producing MKTIIHRLRKTGRLEQAWDLYRAAGVCTVIWTASLIAILGIEAIAHASIGVRTVLWWLWVGGSGIGTWSVLLLPLARYLGLLPMASAESIALRVGDAYPDIRDTLSNALQLQAGSTGSVELVSAAVQSASNAADGKDFTVIINRKPARRAWLLALTSGALLAVLLFTLPGIFGASLVRLLNYNKSYLPPAPFSLTISQDADTVLRGSDAQIFIEAKGVVPKDATLYIREAGSKQFVPIAVSFDTSMSVVHRFPGITATVQAYAFAPWNDTGVTTDTATIVVIDRPLIRSLTGKVVPPAYTQQPPAEISDQRADITALAGSVVHLTVVSNKKLRKAVVNVGTRHDSVRTDTTGFPMTISGNIATVRFAVRSGGWYSIQLLDSDGQQNATPVQHTITVLSDGYPTITMVQPTKDVDVDASARLPMLMAIADDYGFSSLRLKYRLVKSRYAMPEKDFRSINLPLQPKVTALDVGYTWDLTKLDITPDDVFEFYVEVADNDVVTGPKTAKTGTYTVRMPSLDKIFADTDKEHESISKDLTKLAKETEQMQRESEELRRELQKQQSQSQTQTQWSDRKKAEDLVARRQELQKKMETLADRIEQMSNKLQQHKAISPETLEKYKELQELMRHVKSEELERMQKRMQDAMKQLSPEELEKAMQNFTFDEEKFRQSIERTLNLLKRIQAEQKADELAKRAEELAQRQNDLAKQTQNTNPMDKEARSKLADQQQKLREDTEKLARDAEDLQKMMKDLGVTMPQDKMDAAMEELDAQQTTSDMNDATEQLSHADMQKAAQKQNSASKNLQRFAQQMQQVKKQMNKNAQREAMRQMQRGIQDAVELSKQQEELMKQMQGVDPSSQQFTQLAQRQKQIQEAMMNMANSMMQLSQRSTSVTPEMAQDMGDALQNMQNALQQMQDRMGSMAQRSQQGAMQSMNSAAKRMSDALGQMMSGDAGGQGGQGQSPGMGQGSGESPFQRLQKLADMQQQINNQMPGQGGQQPGGQQQGQGGQGSQGGQGGQGGQLSPQQQAELGRLAAQQGRALKAIQELEQERRNIAGTRKPIGDLQQIADDMKEVMTDMQTGSVTPETRLRQERILSRLLNASRSMNERDFEKTRESNSGVDVMRTSPAELNIKLNDPSAMKQLLDQMRKRYSRDYENLIRSYFEALRNHSIPVNTD from the coding sequence GCGTTGGTGATGCATACCCGGATATCCGTGATACACTTTCGAACGCATTGCAATTGCAAGCCGGTAGCACGGGCTCGGTGGAATTAGTATCGGCCGCCGTACAGTCAGCTTCTAACGCTGCTGATGGTAAGGATTTTACGGTCATCATTAATCGGAAGCCGGCCCGACGGGCATGGTTACTGGCACTAACGTCTGGCGCTCTCCTTGCTGTGTTACTCTTTACGCTTCCCGGCATTTTCGGAGCGTCGTTGGTACGCCTGTTAAACTATAACAAAAGTTACCTTCCACCGGCACCATTTTCACTAACCATTTCTCAGGATGCCGATACCGTTCTCCGTGGATCCGACGCACAGATTTTCATAGAGGCAAAAGGGGTTGTCCCCAAGGATGCAACGCTGTATATCCGGGAAGCCGGCAGTAAACAGTTCGTTCCGATTGCTGTTTCATTTGATACGTCGATGAGTGTTGTTCACCGTTTCCCGGGTATTACTGCAACGGTGCAGGCATATGCATTTGCTCCCTGGAACGATACCGGCGTAACCACTGACACAGCAACAATAGTTGTGATTGACAGGCCGCTAATCCGTTCTTTGACTGGTAAGGTGGTACCACCGGCATACACGCAGCAGCCCCCTGCCGAAATCAGCGATCAGCGTGCTGATATTACGGCCCTTGCCGGCTCGGTTGTTCATCTGACTGTTGTCAGCAACAAGAAGCTCCGGAAAGCAGTGGTTAATGTAGGAACCCGGCACGACTCTGTCCGGACTGATACGACAGGCTTTCCCATGACAATCTCCGGCAACATTGCAACAGTGCGATTCGCGGTTCGCTCCGGAGGATGGTACTCCATTCAGCTGCTTGATAGTGACGGTCAGCAGAATGCCACCCCGGTGCAGCACACGATTACCGTGTTGTCCGACGGCTATCCCACCATCACGATGGTTCAGCCAACCAAGGATGTTGATGTTGATGCAAGTGCCAGACTCCCGATGCTTATGGCGATTGCCGATGATTACGGGTTTAGCAGCCTGCGTTTAAAATACAGGCTTGTTAAGTCACGGTATGCAATGCCGGAAAAAGATTTCCGGAGCATTAATCTGCCGCTGCAGCCCAAGGTAACGGCACTGGATGTTGGGTATACCTGGGACCTTACCAAACTTGATATTACGCCCGATGACGTTTTTGAATTTTACGTCGAGGTTGCTGACAACGATGTAGTAACGGGACCCAAAACTGCAAAAACAGGGACCTATACCGTTCGGATGCCCTCACTGGATAAGATATTTGCTGATACCGACAAGGAGCATGAATCAATATCAAAAGACCTGACCAAGCTGGCAAAGGAAACTGAGCAAATGCAGCGGGAGTCAGAAGAACTTCGACGCGAGCTTCAGAAACAGCAAAGTCAGTCGCAGACCCAAACACAGTGGTCAGACCGCAAGAAGGCCGAGGACTTAGTTGCACGCCGCCAGGAGCTGCAAAAGAAAATGGAAACCCTTGCCGACAGGATTGAACAGATGTCGAATAAACTTCAACAACATAAAGCAATCAGTCCGGAAACCTTGGAGAAATACAAGGAACTGCAGGAACTGATGCGGCACGTAAAAAGTGAAGAGCTTGAGCGGATGCAGAAACGTATGCAGGATGCCATGAAGCAGCTGTCACCCGAAGAGTTGGAAAAGGCTATGCAGAACTTCACCTTCGATGAGGAGAAATTCAGGCAAAGTATCGAGCGAACACTGAATCTGCTGAAGCGAATTCAGGCAGAGCAGAAGGCAGACGAACTGGCCAAGAGGGCTGAGGAGCTTGCGCAGCGTCAGAATGACCTGGCAAAGCAAACCCAAAACACTAATCCAATGGACAAGGAAGCACGTTCAAAGCTAGCCGATCAACAGCAGAAACTACGTGAAGACACGGAGAAACTTGCCAGGGATGCTGAGGACCTCCAAAAAATGATGAAGGATCTTGGTGTTACCATGCCTCAGGACAAAATGGATGCGGCAATGGAAGAATTGGATGCCCAGCAAACTACGTCAGATATGAACGATGCTACCGAGCAACTCTCGCATGCCGATATGCAGAAAGCTGCCCAGAAACAAAACAGCGCTTCCAAAAATCTTCAGCGCTTTGCACAACAGATGCAGCAAGTAAAAAAACAGATGAACAAGAATGCACAGCGTGAAGCAATGCGCCAGATGCAGCGAGGTATTCAGGATGCTGTTGAACTCTCGAAACAACAGGAAGAGCTGATGAAGCAGATGCAGGGCGTGGACCCGTCGTCACAACAGTTTACTCAGCTTGCCCAGCGACAAAAGCAAATTCAGGAAGCCATGATGAATATGGCAAATTCAATGATGCAACTGTCGCAACGCAGCACAAGTGTAACACCGGAGATGGCACAGGATATGGGCGATGCCTTGCAAAACATGCAAAACGCACTTCAGCAGATGCAGGATCGCATGGGGAGTATGGCACAACGCAGTCAACAAGGAGCCATGCAGTCCATGAACAGTGCCGCCAAACGAATGAGTGACGCCCTTGGTCAGATGATGAGCGGAGACGCTGGTGGCCAGGGCGGACAAGGCCAGAGCCCCGGTATGGGACAGGGCAGTGGCGAAAGCCCCTTCCAGCGTCTGCAAAAACTTGCAGATATGCAGCAGCAAATCAATAACCAGATGCCCGGACAGGGCGGACAACAACCCGGCGGACAACAGCAGGGGCAGGGTGGGCAAGGCAGTCAGGGCGGACAGGGCGGGCAGGGCGGACAGCTATCACCGCAACAGCAGGCAGAGCTGGGAAGGTTGGCAGCTCAGCAGGGAAGAGCGCTGAAAGCAATTCAGGAACTGGAACAGGAACGCAGGAATATCGCCGGAACTCGAAAGCCAATCGGCGATTTACAGCAAATTGCCGATGATATGAAAGAAGTGATGACCGATATGCAGACCGGTTCGGTTACCCCGGAAACCCGATTGCGTCAGGAACGTATCTTGAGCAGGCTGCTAAATGCTTCACGCTCGATGAACGAACGTGATTTTGAAAAAACGCGAGAAAGTAACTCCGGGGTCGACGTGATGCGAACCAGTCCAGCCGAGCTCAACATAAAACTGAATGACCCATCGGCTATGAAGCAGTTGCTCGACCAAATGAGAAAACGGTACAGCAGAGACTACGAGAACCTGATTCGGTCGTACTTCGAAGCGTTGCGGAACCATTCGATACCCGTAAACACAGACTAA